In Desulfobacteraceae bacterium, one genomic interval encodes:
- a CDS encoding polysaccharide deacetylase family protein, which translates to MPETTPSPLWRAPLPPDLDARLTRWLTDGLAAAKAFRRVTVFCRADDVGVPGRRFERLVGLFQRHRAPLGLAVVPAWLTTARWERLAALTGGGNGLWCWHQHGWRHVNHEPAGKKQEFGPARPRSQLAADLRRGRERLEALMGPAFYPAFTPPWNRCSAEALELIREADYRAVSRSSGSRPQAPPGMPELAVNLDLHTRREPTAERAWQGLGEELQAAVATGRCGIMIHHQRMNAAGAAFLDALLAALKAHRGFQLTGMPALAENGGRTENWRTG; encoded by the coding sequence ATGCCCGAGACCACCCCTTCACCCCTGTGGCGCGCACCCCTGCCGCCCGATCTGGACGCCCGCCTGACGCGCTGGCTGACCGACGGCCTGGCCGCTGCCAAGGCCTTCCGGCGCGTGACGGTCTTTTGCCGCGCGGACGACGTCGGCGTTCCGGGCCGGCGCTTCGAGCGCCTGGTGGGGCTCTTCCAGCGGCACCGGGCGCCCCTGGGGCTGGCGGTGGTGCCCGCCTGGCTGACCACGGCCCGCTGGGAACGATTGGCCGCCCTGACCGGCGGTGGAAACGGGTTGTGGTGCTGGCATCAACACGGCTGGCGGCATGTCAACCACGAACCGGCGGGCAAGAAGCAGGAATTCGGCCCCGCACGCCCCCGGTCCCAATTGGCGGCGGACCTGCGGCGGGGGCGGGAGCGGCTGGAGGCCCTGATGGGGCCGGCCTTCTACCCGGCGTTCACCCCGCCCTGGAACCGCTGCAGCGCGGAGGCCCTGGAGTTGATCCGGGAGGCCGACTACCGCGCCGTTTCGCGCAGCAGCGGCAGCCGGCCGCAGGCACCGCCGGGCATGCCGGAGCTGGCGGTCAACCTCGACCTGCACACCCGCCGGGAGCCCACTGCCGAGCGCGCCTGGCAGGGGCTGGGGGAGGAACTGCAGGCGGCCGTGGCCACCGGCCGTTGCGGGATCATGATCCACCACCAAAGGATGAACGCCGCCGGCGCCGCTTTTCTGGACGCCCTTCTGGCGGCCCTGAAGGCCCACCGGGGATTTCAGCTGACGGGAATGCCGGCGCTGGCCGAAAACGGAGGGCGGACGGAAAACTGGAGGACGGGCTGA
- a CDS encoding ABC transporter permease, translated as MAGDRPTAAQPGLRGGSVARQVVLPFKKSVEIAFKSIRARFFRSMITTLSLVLAVSFLSFVNVGTDMANGLLASGDPVVRQDLSQAGYDFGPRDTSVGSSPKQRWIVILSLLVCVVGIVNAQLMAVTERFREIGTMKCLGALDRFILRLFVLEAGMQGLAGAAIGAAAGGLFAVLNAWIAFGGLALRVLPAGEVLASILWATLVGIALSLLGVLYPAAVAARMQPVEAMRVEQ; from the coding sequence ATGGCCGGCGATCGACCCACTGCGGCGCAGCCCGGCTTGCGGGGCGGGTCGGTTGCCCGGCAGGTGGTTCTGCCCTTCAAGAAATCGGTGGAAATCGCCTTCAAGAGCATCCGGGCGCGCTTCTTCCGCTCCATGATCACGACCCTCAGCCTGGTGCTTGCGGTTTCCTTCCTGAGCTTCGTCAATGTCGGCACGGATATGGCCAACGGGCTGCTGGCGAGCGGCGACCCCGTCGTGCGCCAGGACCTGAGCCAGGCCGGCTACGACTTCGGCCCGCGGGACACCAGCGTCGGCAGCAGCCCCAAACAGCGCTGGATCGTGATCCTGTCGCTGTTGGTGTGCGTGGTGGGCATCGTCAACGCCCAGTTGATGGCGGTCACCGAGCGCTTCCGCGAAATCGGCACGATGAAGTGCCTGGGTGCCCTGGACCGCTTCATCCTGCGGCTGTTCGTCCTGGAGGCCGGCATGCAGGGGCTGGCCGGGGCCGCCATCGGGGCTGCGGCCGGCGGCCTGTTCGCAGTGCTCAACGCCTGGATCGCCTTCGGCGGCCTGGCCCTGCGGGTGCTGCCGGCCGGGGAGGTGCTGGCCTCGATCCTGTGGGCCACCCTGGTGGGCATCGCCCTCAGCTTGCTGGGGGTCCTCTACCCGGCGGCGGTGGCCGCCCGCATGCAGCCGGTGGAGGCCATGCGCGTGGAGCAGTAG
- a CDS encoding ABC transporter ATP-binding protein, with translation MTETRNIVRVSGVIKTFKLGKVLVEALKGIDLEIAAGNYISIMGPSGSGKSTLFNMIGGLDKPSAGKVFIDEVDIAQLDAYELAWLRCRKIGYIFQTFNIIPVMTALENVTLPMTFAGMNSDEAVEKGIGLLQLVGLGDRFEHKPSELSGGQQQRVAIARALANDPAIILADEPTGNLDLTTGEEIIALLKQMSQDRGVTVISATHDFKMLNVSDQVVWIRDGLVDKIEDREELSISVGTIGSRE, from the coding sequence ATGACCGAAACCCGCAACATCGTCCGCGTCTCCGGGGTCATCAAGACCTTCAAGCTCGGCAAGGTGTTGGTGGAGGCCCTCAAAGGCATCGACCTGGAAATCGCCGCCGGCAACTACATTTCCATCATGGGCCCCTCGGGGTCGGGCAAGAGTACGCTCTTCAACATGATCGGCGGCCTGGACAAGCCTTCGGCCGGCAAGGTCTTCATCGACGAGGTGGACATCGCCCAGCTGGACGCCTACGAGCTCGCCTGGCTGCGCTGCCGCAAGATCGGCTACATCTTTCAGACCTTCAACATCATCCCGGTCATGACCGCTCTTGAAAACGTCACCCTGCCGATGACCTTCGCAGGCATGAACAGCGACGAGGCGGTGGAGAAGGGCATCGGGCTGCTGCAGCTGGTGGGGCTCGGGGACCGCTTCGAACACAAACCCAGCGAGCTTTCCGGCGGCCAACAGCAGCGCGTGGCCATCGCCCGGGCGCTGGCCAACGACCCGGCCATCATCCTGGCCGACGAACCCACCGGCAACCTGGACCTCACCACCGGCGAGGAGATCATCGCCCTGCTCAAGCAGATGAGCCAAGACCGGGGGGTGACGGTGATCTCGGCCACCCACGATTTCAAGATGCTCAACGTCTCGGATCAGGTGGTCTGGATCCGCGACGGGCTGGTGGACAAAATCGAGGACCGCGAAGAGCTCTCCATTTCGGTGGGCACGATCGGCTCCCGGGAATAG
- a CDS encoding peptide ABC transporter permease produces MAKPAEPSRQIRFPLRWGCALALLAILAAAGPPAAAVEPGDFAANLKALSAWDDRSSGTPGHRAAAEAIRGRFTALGFEDVGVHRFALPLRRHTQSRIALPAQGRRTPLNPINGNAISPGTIAPEGLDGPLVYVGPGDLPNFNGTPTAGAIVLMDLTSGRNWLHAANLGAKALIYVDRGDSPRTLFEEKHELSPIRFPRFWLPLEVAHSLLGDFEGTVGSVLAENVRLTSDLRWEPAVGENIYCLVPGTDPDLKEQLLLVEAFYDSTPLVFGRAPGSDEACGIASLLTLAAELRDHPPARSILLVATDGHATELAGMRELVWSISARTRELRETRSELQRVVKTARQMADLLGQAAVSGFDGQETAGGDLREALAEEIKTEVDRISRELIQLRLDGSDNASRGRINTLAQERQVLRGLLWRSGFAGLNAAERAAAKMLLPEAIRRQEMLLADARHQLELLESANRLRGIVRAHDLAAAVSLHLSSHGDGLGAFNRGWLYPLKPSVNRVAPYSTLNEVLNAGAAAMASAGELPYAFRDTLRPSRVRPWQSHFIDQPHLGGEVSALAGYLGFTLATVNDARTRWGTPGDRPQAVDTVQAARQCALVCGLVQALARAPRLDSGIAPSEGFATVSGHAKRLRHGELFPDQAAPGAVLLAFQGPARHHAIVDARGRFQLKGVAEKRHVLDKVIIEGYRFDPESGETLWAIDKKQTGKEAYRLKMQRRNMETDLVMFSCRQTTIFDLLEPRSFRYLTKIQVLDGRREALPLRYWYSRIDTRSSVIASIFLEPGTRMKLTLSDTVLRNKMLLLNATPDHPEGTGFPVDDYPSIPQTAFHVARDMWTLLTPRIAALETHGIHDERIRQLREEGVSALRQAEADLDGRRFDRAAAAAARSWALASRVYNHVQKTQKDVLFGVLFYIALFVPFAFCLERLLFSYANIHKRIVAFVAILAVLIAVIFQVHPAFQLAYSPLVVVLAFFIMGLSLVVTLIIFFRFENEMVRLQRRASRLPAGEISRWKAFVAAFFLGVNNLRRRRLRTVLTCLTLIILTFTIMSFTSVKTNRQHARMLYQDRAPYPAILMKNVNWQDLPPEALGIITNEFHDSGLVAPRVWLEDADRTRSTRIPLRFGDRRYEAQGMIGLASNEPAVTGLDQVLVGGRWFREDEEKAVLISERMARELGIGTDPPAGTQVLLWGLPFEIAGVFSGERLQGRPDLDGEILTPVTFPSDIAVELTEVEMDALESGDEVLELQGAYQHIPADLTVIVPADTLLALGGRLKAAALRPDASEDLQALSAQLADRFGLTLFSGEPDGTFIYHASETIRYSGVPNILIPLVISVFIVLNTMIGSVYERKREIGIYTSVGLAPSHVGFLFVAEAMAFAVLSVVLGYLLAQSSAKLFAGTTLWAGITVNYSSLAGVAAMLLVILVVLVSVIYPARVAAEIAIPDVNRSWRLPDAQSSTIEITLPFLMKYHEHLSIGGFVIDHFRGHQDVSHGLFSSGEIDFGFEDQPSAPDGATCLFLRAKVWLAPFDFGIMQTVTVTFCPSQDKPDLYEIRLRLVRQTGEANVWGRVNRVFVNDLRKQLLVWRSLPAETQEFYRGRLETAGPAPTV; encoded by the coding sequence ATGGCAAAACCGGCCGAACCATCCCGCCAGATCCGCTTCCCGCTCCGCTGGGGCTGCGCCCTGGCGCTGCTGGCGATCCTGGCCGCCGCGGGACCCCCGGCGGCCGCCGTGGAACCCGGCGATTTTGCCGCAAACCTGAAAGCCCTCAGCGCTTGGGATGATCGCAGCAGCGGCACCCCTGGCCACCGCGCTGCCGCCGAGGCCATTCGGGGCCGTTTCACGGCCCTGGGGTTCGAGGACGTCGGCGTGCACCGCTTCGCCCTGCCGCTGCGCCGCCACACCCAAAGCCGCATCGCCCTGCCGGCCCAAGGCCGGCGCACGCCCCTCAACCCCATCAACGGCAACGCCATCTCACCCGGCACCATCGCCCCCGAAGGCCTCGACGGGCCGCTGGTCTACGTCGGCCCGGGGGACCTGCCGAATTTCAACGGCACCCCGACTGCCGGCGCCATCGTTCTGATGGACCTGACCTCCGGCCGCAACTGGCTGCACGCGGCCAACCTCGGCGCCAAGGCCCTGATCTACGTCGACCGCGGGGACTCCCCGCGAACCCTGTTCGAGGAGAAACACGAGCTTTCCCCCATCCGCTTCCCGCGCTTCTGGCTGCCGCTGGAGGTCGCGCACAGCCTCCTGGGCGATTTCGAAGGCACTGTCGGCAGCGTGCTGGCCGAAAACGTGCGGCTGACCTCGGACCTGCGCTGGGAGCCGGCGGTGGGCGAAAACATCTACTGTTTGGTGCCGGGAACCGACCCGGACCTGAAAGAGCAGCTGCTGCTGGTGGAGGCCTTCTACGACAGCACCCCGCTGGTCTTCGGGCGCGCCCCGGGAAGCGACGAGGCCTGCGGCATCGCCAGCCTGCTGACACTGGCGGCCGAGCTGCGCGACCACCCGCCGGCGCGCTCGATCCTGCTGGTGGCCACCGACGGCCATGCCACCGAGCTGGCCGGGATGCGCGAGCTGGTCTGGAGCATCAGCGCCCGAACCAGGGAGCTGCGTGAGACCCGCAGCGAACTGCAGCGGGTGGTCAAAACCGCCCGGCAGATGGCGGACCTCCTGGGGCAGGCTGCGGTCTCGGGTTTCGACGGCCAAGAGACAGCCGGCGGCGATCTCAGGGAGGCGCTGGCCGAGGAGATCAAAACCGAGGTCGACCGGATTTCGCGCGAGCTCATCCAGCTGCGCCTGGACGGCAGCGATAATGCCAGCCGCGGGCGGATCAACACCCTCGCCCAGGAGCGCCAGGTGCTGCGCGGCCTGCTGTGGCGCAGCGGCTTTGCCGGTCTGAACGCCGCCGAGCGGGCCGCGGCCAAGATGCTCCTGCCCGAGGCGATCCGCCGCCAGGAGATGCTGCTGGCCGACGCCCGCCACCAGCTGGAACTGCTGGAGAGCGCCAACCGCCTGCGGGGCATCGTCAGGGCCCACGACCTGGCAGCGGCGGTCTCGCTGCATCTTTCCAGCCACGGCGACGGGCTCGGGGCCTTCAACCGCGGCTGGCTTTACCCGCTCAAGCCCAGCGTCAACCGGGTGGCCCCTTACAGCACCTTAAACGAGGTGCTCAACGCCGGCGCGGCGGCCATGGCCTCCGCCGGGGAGCTGCCCTATGCTTTCCGCGACACCCTGCGCCCCAGCCGGGTGCGCCCGTGGCAGAGCCACTTCATCGACCAGCCCCATCTGGGCGGCGAGGTCAGCGCGCTGGCCGGCTATCTCGGCTTCACCCTGGCCACCGTCAATGACGCCCGGACCCGCTGGGGCACCCCCGGCGACCGGCCCCAGGCGGTGGATACCGTCCAGGCCGCACGGCAATGCGCGCTGGTCTGCGGCCTCGTTCAGGCCCTCGCCCGGGCGCCCCGCCTGGACAGCGGCATCGCACCCTCCGAGGGCTTCGCCACGGTTTCCGGGCACGCCAAGCGTCTGCGCCACGGCGAGCTGTTTCCCGACCAGGCCGCACCGGGGGCGGTTCTGCTGGCCTTTCAGGGACCGGCCCGGCATCACGCCATCGTCGACGCCCGCGGCCGCTTCCAGCTCAAGGGCGTGGCCGAAAAGCGGCACGTGCTGGACAAGGTGATCATCGAGGGCTATCGTTTCGACCCCGAAAGCGGGGAGACCCTCTGGGCCATCGACAAAAAGCAGACCGGCAAGGAAGCCTACCGGCTGAAAATGCAGCGCCGGAACATGGAAACCGACCTGGTGATGTTCAGCTGCCGCCAGACCACCATCTTCGACCTGCTCGAGCCGCGCAGCTTCCGTTACCTCACCAAGATCCAGGTCCTCGACGGCCGCCGCGAGGCCCTGCCGCTGCGTTACTGGTACAGCCGGATCGACACCCGCAGCTCGGTGATCGCCTCGATCTTCCTGGAGCCGGGGACCCGCATGAAGCTGACCCTCTCGGACACCGTCCTGCGCAACAAGATGCTCTTGCTCAACGCCACCCCGGACCATCCCGAGGGCACCGGTTTCCCGGTGGACGACTATCCCAGCATCCCCCAGACGGCCTTCCACGTCGCCCGCGACATGTGGACCCTGCTGACCCCCCGGATCGCGGCCCTGGAGACCCACGGCATCCACGACGAGCGTATCCGCCAGCTCCGGGAGGAGGGGGTGTCCGCCCTGCGGCAGGCGGAAGCCGACCTGGACGGCCGCCGCTTCGACCGCGCCGCCGCCGCCGCCGCCCGCTCCTGGGCGTTGGCCAGCCGGGTCTACAACCATGTTCAGAAGACCCAGAAGGACGTCCTCTTCGGCGTCCTCTTCTACATCGCCCTGTTCGTCCCCTTCGCCTTCTGCCTGGAGCGGCTGCTGTTCTCGTACGCCAACATCCACAAGCGGATCGTGGCCTTCGTGGCGATCCTGGCGGTCCTGATCGCCGTCATTTTCCAGGTCCACCCGGCCTTTCAGCTGGCCTACAGCCCGTTGGTGGTGGTGCTGGCCTTTTTCATCATGGGGCTCTCGCTGGTGGTCACGCTGATCATCTTCTTCCGCTTCGAAAACGAGATGGTGCGCCTGCAGCGGCGCGCCAGCCGCCTGCCGGCCGGCGAGATCAGCCGCTGGAAAGCCTTTGTGGCGGCTTTTTTCCTGGGGGTCAACAACCTGCGGCGGCGGCGGCTGCGGACGGTTTTGACCTGCCTGACCCTGATCATCCTGACCTTCACCATCATGAGTTTCACCTCGGTCAAGACCAACCGCCAGCACGCCCGCATGCTCTACCAGGACCGCGCCCCCTACCCGGCCATCCTGATGAAGAACGTCAACTGGCAGGACCTGCCGCCCGAGGCCCTGGGCATCATCACCAACGAGTTTCACGACAGCGGCCTGGTGGCGCCGCGGGTCTGGCTGGAAGACGCCGACCGGACGCGGTCCACGCGCATCCCGCTGCGCTTTGGCGACCGGCGCTACGAGGCCCAGGGGATGATCGGGCTGGCCAGCAACGAGCCCGCGGTGACGGGGCTGGACCAGGTGCTGGTGGGCGGGCGCTGGTTCCGCGAGGATGAGGAAAAGGCCGTCCTGATCTCCGAGCGCATGGCCCGGGAGCTGGGCATCGGAACCGATCCACCGGCCGGCACCCAGGTGCTGCTCTGGGGGCTGCCCTTCGAGATTGCCGGCGTTTTCTCCGGCGAACGCCTCCAGGGGCGCCCCGACCTGGACGGCGAGATCCTGACGCCGGTCACCTTTCCCAGCGACATCGCCGTGGAGTTGACCGAGGTGGAGATGGACGCCCTGGAGTCCGGCGACGAGGTCCTCGAGCTGCAGGGCGCGTACCAGCACATCCCTGCCGATCTGACGGTAATCGTGCCGGCGGACACCCTCCTCGCCCTGGGCGGCCGGCTGAAGGCCGCCGCCCTGCGGCCGGACGCGTCCGAGGATTTGCAGGCCCTCTCCGCGCAGCTGGCCGACCGCTTCGGGCTGACGCTTTTCAGCGGGGAGCCGGACGGCACCTTCATCTACCACGCCAGCGAGACGATCCGCTACAGCGGTGTGCCCAACATCCTGATCCCGCTGGTGATCTCGGTCTTCATCGTGCTCAACACGATGATCGGCAGCGTCTACGAGCGCAAGCGCGAAATCGGGATCTACACCTCAGTGGGGCTGGCGCCCTCCCACGTGGGGTTTCTGTTCGTCGCCGAGGCCATGGCCTTCGCCGTGCTGAGCGTCGTGCTGGGCTATCTGCTGGCCCAGAGCTCCGCCAAGCTCTTTGCCGGAACGACCCTGTGGGCCGGCATCACGGTCAACTACTCCTCCCTGGCGGGGGTGGCCGCGATGCTGCTGGTGATCCTGGTGGTGCTGGTGTCGGTCATCTACCCGGCGCGAGTGGCCGCCGAGATCGCCATCCCGGACGTCAACCGCTCCTGGCGCCTGCCCGACGCCCAGAGCAGCACCATCGAAATCACCCTGCCCTTCCTGATGAAATATCACGAACACCTCAGCATCGGCGGCTTCGTGATCGACCACTTCCGCGGCCACCAGGACGTCTCCCACGGCCTGTTCTCCAGCGGCGAGATCGACTTCGGCTTCGAGGACCAGCCGTCAGCCCCGGACGGGGCGACCTGCCTCTTCCTGCGGGCCAAGGTCTGGTTGGCGCCGTTTGACTTCGGCATCATGCAGACGGTGACGGTGACCTTCTGCCCGTCGCAGGACAAACCGGACCTCTACGAAATCCGGCTGCGGCTGGTGCGCCAGACCGGCGAGGCCAACGTCTGGGGCCGGGTGAACCGTGTGTTCGTCAACGACCTGCGCAAACAACTGCTGGTCTGGCGGTCCCTGCCGGCCGAGACCCAGGAGTTTTACCGCGGGCGGCTGGAGACGGCCGGGCCCGCCCCGACTGTCTGA